The following nucleotide sequence is from Chryseobacterium sp. CY350.
AGGTTGTGCATGGCGCTTCCGCCGATGGCTATGAAATGGGTTTTCAAATCTATTGAGTGTTTTTTACGTTTTTAGTAATGATGTCTTGAAAAGCACTGACAACACGATCCCAATTATTTTTAGATTGAGGCATTATCATGCTCGCGTCAGTTTTATTGGCACTGTTTTCACCGTTTTTCACATTGATGGAAACAGAAACATGGTCGTAAAGCTTTTTGTGGTCTTCTACAATCTGTCTGAACTTATTCTGAGTCAGGGTTTTGTTCAGATTCTGAATATCTTCATTGGTAAGCTTAAAGTTTGTTTTGATTTTTTTCCCCTGTCCTTCATAAGAGTAGCGAGCATTGTTCCCTTTTATTAGAAGGTTTTCGTAGATCGGCGTTAAGCCGCCACTTTTTGAATAACTCATATCAAAATCTGAATACATTTTCTGACTGTTGCACGAAATAGTAATCACAATGGCTATTAATATTGCTATTAAATTTTTCATAATGACCTAAAATTTTTTATAAATTGTGGTTTTCAGATTTTTTTGCTTTGATCTCTTCATCGTAGGTGTGTAAAACATTGAAGTCTTCCGTCTGCTCAATGGCAGTCATTATTTTCAGAAGAATCTGTTGTGCATTTTCATGATCGTAATCGATGTCTAAAGGCTTTTTAAATTCCATTGTAGGTTTTACGCCGGTTACTTTTACACGAAGTCCTTTTTTATCAAATGCTCTTCTGAATCCGTTTATTTTGATGGGAATTACAATTGGTCTCTGGTTTTTGATCAGTTTTGCTGTTCCTTTTCTTCCCTGTGCAAAAGCTGCGGTCGTTCCTTGCGGAAAAGTGGCTACCCAGCCGTTGTCTAGGGCTTTCATGATATTATCAATTTCACCCAGATCAACCATTCTGTTGACGTTTTTACCTTCTGCCCTCCATGTTCTTTTTACGGTTACAGCTCCTGCGATTTTGAAAATTTTAGGAAGAATTCCTTTATTCATGGTTTCTTCGGCGGCAACATAGTAAAAATCTACTCTTGGATTGAGAAGATAAATCGGGTTTTTTATTGTATTTAAATATCCGTTGTTCACTGCGCAAAATGCATGATACATTGCCGCTACATCAGCAAAATAAGTCTGATGATTGGATACGAAAAGTACATTAGAATCCGGAAGGTCTACCAAATGCTCAGTTCCGGAGATTTTAAGCTTATTAAAGCCATTAAATCTTCTGTAGGAAACGATTCCTAAAATGAAGATGATAAACCTTTTTAAAAAATAAGGAGTGCCGAACGAATCGGTAAATATGTTCTTCTTCGCCATTTTTTAATTAAACATAATATCTGCAAAGTTACATTTTTTTAATCAACTGGCTGAATTCGCTGAGTATCATTGCAGTTGCTCCCCAGATAATATATCCGTTGAAATTGATTACAGGAACTTCTTTTCCGCCTGCTCCCGGCAATGCCATTATTTCCGGTGAATCCGGAAGGTTCAGAAATGATGTGATCGGAAATTCTATAACTTCTACAGCCTCACTTTCTTGTAAAATAAACTCAGGATTTCTTTTGGAATAAGAAATGTAGGGATATACGTAAAAATTACTCGGCGGAATATAAATCGGTGACATTTCGCGAATGATTCTTACATAAGGTTTTTCCAGACCTATTTCTTCGGAAGTCTCTCGTATTGCGGTTTCGGCAAAATCCTGATCAAATTCTTCCCGCTTTCCTCCAGGCAAAGATATTTGTCCGCTGTGTCTGTCGCGCTCATTTTCTGTACGTTGTATGAGCGGGAAATACCATTCGTTATTTCTAAGGTAAAGAACAATATTGACGGCAGCAAATTTCGGGTTTTTTGCTAAAATCTCATCATTGGAAAATACTGCACGATAAGGCGGCGAGAAAATACCATGTGCGTTGGCGCCATCCAATTGAGCATTTTTAAGCTTTTTTAGTAAATCTTTTCCAAAACTTTCCATATCTCAAATTTACTAATATTTCTTATTATAAAGAAATCGTATTGATGGCAATTGGTGATAAATCTCAATAATAAAAAGTACCGTATTTATACCTACGAGTACGGTAACTGATTGTAATGATACCACAATACCGGAAACGGTTACGAATTAAACTGTATCTGATGATATTTACAATTTACCCTTTTATGATGGTTTTTAGGGCTCGGGAGAGTTCTACATTTGTATCACTAACCAATAAAATTTTTACCATGAAAAAATTAGTAACAGGAGCTTTTGTTGTATTATCAGCAAGTTTCGCTTATGCTCAAAACAGTGATAATACTGTAAACCAGTCAGGAACTAATAATACTGCTGCAGTAACACAATTAGGAAGTCAGCTATGGGGGAACGAAAATACCTCAAATCAAACAGGTTTTGGTAACTCTGTCAATGTTTATCAAAAAAGTAACAGTGCCCGTAACAAATCAGAAACTACTCAGGATGGAACTTTAAACGTTGCGAACGTTTCTCAAGGAAATGGTTTCTCCGCAGGTGGAGTTGAGGTTTCTCAGGATCAGGATGGTTTAAGAAACCGTGCAACTGCGACTCAGCAATTTTCTTATGGCTCAAAAATGAATCAGACTCAGGATGGTACTTTCAACACCGTAACTGCTACACAGGGTGGTGGAGATGTGAGATCTACTATTGATCAGATTCAGGATGGTAATTTCAATACGGCTACTGCATCTCAGAGTCAGGTAGGATATGTACGTCCTACAGGAGTTTACAGCACAGCAAATGATATTGATCAACTTCAGGATGGTAATTTAAATATGGCTACTGCGACCCAGGTAGGATATTTAAATAAATTAAATCAAAATCAGGACGGAAACATGAATAATGCTTCTTCAAGCCAAACAGGAACGAGACATGAAGCTGTTCAGACTCAGGATGGAAATTTAAATAACGCATCAAATACACAGACAGGGACTCATCAGATAGCGACTCAGACTCAGGATGGAAACCTAAACCGTGCAACTTCTACACAGTCTGGAAACGATCATTCTGCTTCTCAGTATCAAAATGGTAACTCAAACCGTGCAACTTCCACACAATCCGGAGGTTCTTCTTGGTTGGTACAATCTCAGACTGGGAACAGCAACGTTGGTGTTGTAAACCAATCTGGTGGAACGTATAATGGTGCAATGCAGGTGCAAAATAATAATAATAACAATGCATCAATCGATCAGGTAGGAAACAGCAACGGAGCCGGCCAGTACCAAACAGGATTGAGAAACATGGCAGATACAGATCAAACCGGAGCAAACAACTCATCAGATACCAACCAAAATGGTAATGATAATGAGGCTTACGTTGTTCAAAATAATAATTACAACAGAGCTGAGATCGACCAAATTGGAAATGATAACTACGCAAGCAGCGCACAGAGCGGAACTTCAAGCAATGCAGGCAACAGCAACAGTGTAACAATGTATCAGGATGGAAGTGACAACAGCGCTATGGCAACTCAGTCTGTTGGAAGAAGCAATTCTTTAGTTTCCAATCAATATGGATCTATGAATCTTATAGAAAGTGATCAAATGGGTAGCAGCAATACAGCAACTATCAAACAGGGATCATCAGCAATGGATGCAAATAATAACGAAGCATATGTAATGCAGAATGGTACAAGCAATACGCTTACTCTAAATCAAATGTCTAACGGAAACATGCACACATCTAGCCAGATGGGTAGCGGAAATTCAATTGTAGTAAATCAATAATTACAGGAGAGTAATTCCTGTAAAGTATTTTTAAAGCAGCATTTGCAGACAGAAAATCTTTTGAAGTCAGGGTTTTCACAGCGCACAACTGTTATTTAAAAACACATAACTTTATTATATTTATACATCAAGGAGAGACTTCGGTTTCTCCTTTTTTGGCTTCATCATTTTCTCCGTAAAAATACGGTAGTGCATAACGGCAATCAGTGATTTTAAGCTCGTAACCGTTTAACGTGTTTTGTATATAACGGTATTCCAGTACCTTTAAAAAAAAATAAGAATGAAAACCTTTGAGAAAATATTTATTACCCTTGTACTTCTCTCAACGATGTTGGCGAAGTCGCAGCAGATAGACTGGAGTCTTATCAACAGCCAGACAGCAATTGGTATCATCAATACGCCAGTTTCAGATCCTTCATTCATTACATCTTCGGTTTCACAAGTCTTGCAGGTAGGAGATTTAAACAATGCTGATCTCCGGATCAATTCTAAGACCAATATTATGGTGCAGCAGTTTGGTGATCAAAATAGTATTTATTTTAATAATGCTTTTTCTTCAAAGGAAGCTAAAACAGTAATTACCACGCAGGGAGACAATAATATCGTAGACATTACCGGAACCAACAGTATCTCAGATAAAATGCATCTGAACGTGCAGGGTGAGAATATGGCGGTGTTTATGCGAAATTATTAAACAATCGACTATGAGAAATTTCGTCTTCTATAATGTTTTTTTTATTTTTTTGTCTGTTTGCGCGTACGGACAGGAAGACAAAAAAATAGTTGCAAAAATTGACAAAGAAGTCATCGAAAAGCAGTTGAAAATAAAAGCTTTGGTCAATAATAATACCTCAACATATCAGGAACTGAATTATCTCCTGATTTCAATTAAAAAAGGTGCAGGCGGAAATCTCTCAAATAATAAGCAAAGCGGTAAATTTTCAATAAATCCGAATGAAAGCAAATCTTTATCTGAAATGAGTGTGAATCTGGAAAAAGGAGATGCATTAAAAGCATTCCTTTACATTCGGGACGAAGAGACGCAGAAACTTATCGCTAAAGACAGCCTGGAAATTAATCAGGATTTTTTTAAGCAAACAACAGGCGTTGTAGAAAAAGAAGAAGCTTTCGAACTCAGCGGATTGACGATTGACGATACAAAAAGTAAGATCGGGAAAGATTTTTATGATTTGTTTTATATTCAGTATAATCAGATTCCTGACAAGAGCAATTCTGCGATTACGATTACAGAACTTCCTGCAAGAGGAACCAGCGGTCAGATTAATATTCAGATTGATGATAAAGTAATTTACAGTTTTATGACCAATCCCAGTGAAGATTATCTCAAAGAACAGTTAGATTTCACGCTCAGATATATTAAAGATTTCAACTCCCGAAAGAATCTTATTAAAAACGAATTCATCTACTAAAAACTAATAACCATGAAAACTCTTTTAATAACAGCCTTCTTTTTTTTAGGATTTTTCCAGCCAAAATCTCAACAGCTGGTGTACAAACCGATCAATCCGGCCTTTGGTGGCGATACATTCAATTATCAGTGGCTTCTAAGTTCTGCAAGTGCTCAAAATCAATTTGATGATAAAGACGGAAGTAATCTCACGGGAAATTCCGGATCTCTGAGCAATTTCACAGACAGTTTAAACCGTCAGGTTCTAAGTGAGCTTTCCAGGAAATTATTTCAGGATCAGTTTGGCTCCGGAGGCGTACAGGCAGGAAACTATATGTTTGGTTCCCTTTATCTTCAGATTACCAATACGGCACAAGGAATGATGATCAGTATTTTGGATACCAATACGGGGGAACAATCCGAGATTGTAGTGCCAAAATAAAAAACTAATAAAAGAAACTAAACATGAGATTTTTTACTACTATCAGAATTTTTTTCTGGATACTTTTTGCGTGTATACTGCAATCTTGTGGTACTGCAATGAGTTTTACTTCTAATAAAGAAGTGTCTACAATGGGAGAAATCACTTCTTACACTACAGAATTGAGAAATTTACCTTTACCTAAAGAAAAAGTGGTAGTGGGTGTCTATAAATTCAGAGATCAGACCGGGCAGTACAAACCTTCTGAAAACGGAGCCAATTGGAGTACAGCAGTGCCTCAAGGCACAACAACCATTCTTATTAAAGCATTAGAAGACAGCAGATGGTTTACACCAATCGAAAGAGAAAACATCGCCAATCTCCTTAATGAAAGACAAATCATAAGGTCTACACGACAAGAATACCTGAAAGATGCTGACAAAAACAGCCAGGCTTTACCGCCATTGTTGTATGCAGGAATGCTTTTGGAAGGTGGAGTGATTTCTTATGACAGCAACGTCATGACCGGCGGTATCGGTGCAAGATATTTCGGAATTGGCGCATCATCACAATATAGACAAGATAGAATTACGATATACCTTCGTGCTGTTTCTACTTTAAATGGTGAAATCTTAAAAACGGTTTATGTTTCTAAAACCATTTTATCAACAAGTATCAACGGAAGTTTTTTTAAATACATCGATACCGAAAGGCTAATGGAAGCTGAAGTTGGCTTTACACAAAACGAACCCATCCAGCTTGCTGTAACAGACGCTATAGAAAAAGCTGTAAAATCTTTAATTGTAGAAGGTATTAAAGATAAAATCTGGGGAAAATCATTAGGCGATCCTGCAGATTATCAAAAATTGGTAGACGATTATGATTTTGAGACTAAAAAAAATACAGACAGACAGGTGGGAAATATCTATCCAACTGCTGAAAGATCAAAGCTTTCTATGTTTGGACAGGTTGAGGCCAATCAGGTAAGAAATGATTATGTAAATCCTGTTGCTCAATTTGGCTTAAAAGGCGGAATTAAATATTTTTTTGATAAAAATTTTAACATAGAACTCAGCGCTGCAGCCTATCGACTTGAGAACGAAAAAATTATAAGACGTACGTTCATTTCACCGGAACTTAATTTAGAATACTTTATGCTACCCAAATACAAATTTTCCCCATTAGTATACGCAGGGGTAGGTGCGATGTTTTCCAGAGAACCCGTACGATATAAAGCTCAATTTGGAGGCGGTTTCGAGTATTTAGCATTCAAAAAACTTGGGGTAAGATTATCTTCCCAGTACGATGTAGGATTCAGTGACGATTGGGATCTTTTGATCAACGGAAAAAGAAAAGATCATGCACTGAGATTTGGGTTGGGTCTTAATTTATATTTAGGCAATAAAAAATAAAAACTATGAAAGCTTACATTAATATATTGATTATTTTGATTTCTTTTTTTTCGTTCACTTCTTGCAGCGAAGAATTGGTAGATCAGGCGCAAACCGGGATTTTGCGTGGTAGAGTAGTAAAAAAAGGCACCAATGAACCGATCGCCAATGCAAAAGTTTTTACCACACCAAGTACACAGACAACGTTCAGTGATAAAGACGGCATGTTCGAAATTAAAGATATTCCTGCAGGTAATTATTCTGTGAAAGCTGAACTTTCGGGATATGTTTCCAATTTTCAGGCGGTTAATATTCAGACAGAAAATCAGGTGGTCACCATTGTTTTTGAGATGGATGATGATGAATCTTTGAATTCACCGCCTTCCGCGCCAACATTACTGAGCCCAATTGACAACGCTGTAAACCAACCCTTGAGTGTACAACTAAGCTGGAATGCTACAGATCCGGATAAAACTGATAGTCTTACTTATAAACTGACGGTTAAAAATAATATCAATACAGACGTTATTCAGGTAAATGATTTAAAAGTTAAATCCTATATTTTATCTAATTTACTTTTTGGAGTGAGCTATTTTTGGCAAATTTCAGTTTCGGATGGTATTCATCCTGATGTTTTAAGTCCGGTATTTAAATTTACAACAAGTGCAACACCTGCCAATCGTTATCATTATGTGAGAAAAGTCAATGGGAATTTTGTTATTATGTCGAGCGATGTACAGAGTAATAGTTTTCAACTCACTAATGCTTCAAACAGCAGTTGGCGGCCAAGAAAAAACAACAATGCAGGATTGATCGCTTTTTTAAGAAATGATGCAGGTGGAAGTCATATTTTTACTGCAAATCCTGATGGTTCTAATGTCTTTAAAGTAACTCAGATTCCGGTTGCCGGATTTAATCAGAATGAATTAGATTTTTCATGGAATACGACAGGAAGTGTATTTTTATATTCAAATTTCGACAAACTTTATAAAATCAATAAAGATGGTACCGGTCAGCAGTTGGTGTACACAACTACTGATGGCAGCCTGATTTCTGAAGTTGACTGGAGTTATGATAATACCAAAATTGCTATAAAGACCAATAATTTCAGCGGTTATAATACTAAGATTTTCATTATTGATATGTTAGGTAATGTTCTGCAAAATGTGTTTTCAGCTGCAACAGGAGCAACAGGCGGACTGAATTTTTCGGTCGACGGTCAAAAACTTCTTTACACACACGATGTTTCAGGTTACCAAGATGCTAATTACCGACAGCTAGATTCTCACATATTTATTTATAATCTTGTCAACAATACGATTATTGATGCTTCTGCAGAAAGTGACAAACCTATTGGTACCAATGATCTTGATCCGAGATTTTCACCGAATAATTCTCAGATCATCATGGTGAACACCAGTAATGATAATGTTTCTCAGAAAAATATTCTGACAATTGATCTTAATAACACAGGGGTAGATTTCGTAAGAGCAATATTATTTTCCAACGGAGAAATGCCGGATTACGAATAGAATTATAAATGCTTATTGCAAAAAAAAATCAAAACCCAGATTGCGGTTTTGATTTTTTTTGTTTTTCAAGAACTTGTTTCTAGCTGAATATGTTGTTTTCCATTGCATATTTTACCACGCCTACAGAATTTTTTACATTAAGTTTCATCAAAATTCTCTTTCGGTGAGTTTCTACCGTATTGATGCTGATGAAAAGTTTTTCGCCAATGTCTTTACTGCTGTAGCCATCACAAATTAATTTCAAAATTTCCATCTCTCTTCTCGTCAGTGGCTCTTTAATATTTGGGCTTTGTTTCTCCTGCTCGCTGCTTATAAAATTGATCATCATTTTTTTTGCATGTTCACAAATATAAATTTCATTCATAGACAGAGCATTTACCGATTTTAGAAATTCGTCGTAATTGCTGTTTTTGTCGAGGTAACTTTTTATGCCTTTGTTAAATAATTTTCTGATCACTATCACATCGTAAGAATTACCAATCACTATTATTCTTACCGTGCTGTCTTGCGAAATAATTGTTTCTAAACATTTGTAAAGATCGCTTAGCAATAAAATATTTGAGCTGATCATTAAAAACTGTGGAGTATTCTCTCTCAGGTGACTGTATAAATTTTCACAGCTATTAAAAACGTTCACAGAATTGAAAATTTTTTCTTGTATGAGTAATTTGGAAAGGCTTTCTGTATATAGAAGTGGCTCATCTAGAATTGCTAAATCTGGTTTCATCGGTTACTAGTTTTCAATAACTAAATATACGACATTATTCATAAAATTTTGGTAAAAAAACGTAAATTTTTACCGAAAAATTCAATATAAAGATAGTTATTTTCGTTTTTCCGTAATTATACGGTATCAAATCTTTATTTAGTGAATTATTTGAATTTATTATGCTTTTTACTTCTTTAAAATCCTGTGACAGCAATGGTTTACAAAGTTTTATACCATGATTTTAATTCAGGTAGGGATATATTTCTGTTAAATATAGTACTGGAATATTTTCTGAATTTTTTGGCAGACTCTGTGCAGAGCAACATACAATTTGACTCTCTAAAAAAAGAAAAGCCTTCAGAAATTCTGAAGGCTTCGTTGTGTTGTTTTTTTAGTTAGAATAGCCGCTTAATTCTTCTTTTTTAGAATTATAGATTTTGTATTCTAAATATTTAAAAGAATCCCGTGGGATAATGGTTACCCATTTTTTGTATTTCAGAAACCATTTCATCTGTATACTTTTGATTCCTTTGGTAAGGAAAGCTTCTACGAAAGGATGTACATGCAGGTAAAGTTTTCCTTTGTCTTTTTGCATGATGGTTCTTATGGTGTCTTCCATTTTCTCAACAATGACGATCGGTGCTACGATTTCTCCGTCTTTGTTTGGGTTTTCTTCTTTTGTGTCGATTTGTTTTTCCGGACGGTTTCTCTGTCTGGTGATCTGTATTAATCCAAATTTACTTGGAGGCAGAATCTTGTGACGAGCTTTGTCGCGGCTCATTTCTGTTTTCAGATGTTCAAACAAATCTCTTCTGTGATCGGGGTTGGTCATGTCGATAAAATCTACAACGATGATACCACCCATATCACGCAGACGAAGCTGTCTTGCTATTTCTGTTGCTGCCATTTTGTTCACGTGGAGTGCGTGTTCTTTATTGGCAGAATTTCCGGCTGTGATATTATTTCCGGAGTTTACGTCGATTACGTGCAGTGCCTCTGTGTGTTCTATTACCAGATAAGCACCTTTTGAACTTGGAATATTTACGTGTTTTCCGAAGCTTTGTTTCAGCTGCTTTTCAACGTTATAATATTCGAGGAGAGGAATGTGAGAGTCATAAAACTGAACGATATTTTTGCGTTCAGGAGCAATAACTTCCACATAATTTTTCATTTCTTCAACCATTTGTTCGTCGTCACAAAAGACATTCACGAAATCCTGATTGAAGTTATCTCTTAAAATAGATGAAGCTTTATCATCTTCACTCAATACTTTCGACGGGACTTTATTTTTCTGAATATTCTTAAAAGTATTTTCCCATTTTTGAATCAGTTGATTCATATCATTGTGAAGATCAGCTACTTTCTTTCCTTCAGCGACAGTTCTGATGATGACACCAAAACCTTCAGGTTTTATACTGTCGATCAAGGTTCGCAGTCTCACTTTTTCCTCGGAACTTCCGATTTTTTTTGAGATAGAAACCTTATTATCGAAAGGTATTAAAACCAAAAAACGTCCCGTAAGAGAAATCTGTGTAGAGATTCTCGGTCCTTTTGTAGATATAGGTTCTTTGGTAATTTGTAAAAGAACAACGTCATCTTTGGCGATGATTTTGTCTACCGTTCCGTTTTTGTCAATTTCGGGCTGTATTTCGAAATTTTTTAAACTTGAAGCATTCTGTTTCTTAGAAACCGTGTCTTTTAAAAATTTTTTGTAAGTAAGATATTGTGGCCCAAGATCCTGATAATGCAAAAATGCATCTTTATCGTATCCGATGTTTACAAAAGCTGCATTAAGGTTGGGAGCCAGTTTTTTTACTTTTCCTATGAACAAATCTCCGACTACAAAATCATTTTTGTCTTCTTCCTCATGAAGTTCACATAGTCTTCCGTCTTCCAGCAAAGCAATCTTTGTAAGCTCATCTTCATGCGAAACTATTAGTTCTTTCTTCATTTTGTTATAAGATAATTTTTAGTTGATTAGAGATACGAAGAGATTTTTTTTTTAATTTAAAATTTGATAATTATAAAGATAAATTATTGAAATTTTAATAATCGGAAAAAATCAAACGTTCAAAATCATATGGTAACAAACAAAAATATAGTCGGTGATTAATAAATAATTTAAAAACACCAACTATATTGTTATATGAAAATTCCCGCAGGAAAATTATTTTTTCTTATGTCTGTTCGCTCTTCTTCTCTTCTTTCTTTTGTGTGTTGCAACCTTGTGTCTTTTTCTTTTCTTTCCGCTTGGCATAATGTTAAATTTTTTGTGTAACTAGTTAATATTCAATTGTTATTCTTATTTTACTGCAACTTTAGTTTTTACTTTCTCTACAAAAGATTTTGAAGGTTTGAAAGCAGGAATATTGTGTGCAGGGATTTCTATTGCAGTGTTCTTAGATATGTTTCTTCCCGTTTTCGCTGCTCTAGTTTTAACGATGAAAGAACCAAAACCTCTTAAGTAAACATTGTCTCCATTATACATAGAAGTTCTGATCTCCTGCATAAAAGCTTCTACAACTTTCTGTGTTTCATTCTTTTCTGTTCCCAATTTATTTGAGATGGTGTTTACCAATTCTGCCTTTGTCATTTCCTTTTTTAATTTTAAATTTTAGGTGTGCAAATTTAGTTAAAAAAATTGAATAGAAGCAAATTAGTACAGAAAATATTTTGGTTAAGAGGCTGACAATTTTATATTTAGTCGCATATTATAACAAGAAAAGTGCCTTTACATACTAGAATTATAGTACCCATTTTCTACACAGAAGCGAATGAGGTGCAGTTTTGTTTTTAAACCAAGCTTTTCTGTGAGTCTGTTTATATACGTGTCGATGGTTCTTGTGCTGAGGTTTAGTTTTTCGCCTATCTCCTTATTACTGAAGCCTTCATAGCAAAATTTCATCAGCTGAATTTCTGTTGGCGAAAGCTCATCCTGGCTGTGTTTTTGTCTGTTCATATATTCCTGAACGGCGAGCGGCTGCTGCTTCCAGCTTTCAGAATAAGCTTCATAATCAAAGTCCTTTGAGGTGATTTTTCCTTTGATAAGATCTTTAATGATATTGCTGTTTTTTTGACAATAATAGATATTCGGAATTTTTTGCAGTAGATCTGCCATATCTTCTTGATACGTCCCGGAATAGGTGATAATTGGCGTTTCGCTGTTGTTTTTGCGGATGAACTTTATGGCTTCGAGACCGCTGAGAACAGGCATGAAGAGTTCTACGATAAAGACATCTTCCTGTTTCCGGTAGATCCTGTTGATGAGCTCATGACCGTTATTGCAGTCATTAAGAAGCATATTAAAAGGGTTTTCCAATAAAGTTTTGATCATTATTTTTTTAAAATAAAAATCGCTGTCTGCAATCGAAAACCGAACCGTATTGGCCAGTATTTTACTCATTTTATTTTTGTGATTTGGTATAAATAAAATAAAATTATGATCACTAAAGTATGAAAATCTTTCGGAATTTAAAATTAAACTTAATATTAAGAAATTGTGAATACGTTGAAGAGTTCATATTTAATTTTGTAAATAAATATTTTTTTTCTATTTTCACATTCCAAACCATATCACAATTATGTCTACAATTAGAGATAAGAAATTGAATAGATCCGACGTCAGGATTGCAATTTGGAAATTTATCCTGTCGTTCGTCGTTTTATCGTTAATTTCATTTTGCGCTATTTTTTTCTTTTTTAAAAGTTACCATACCCAACGCATCGGTATGGAAGCAAAAGCAGAGCAATATTCAC
It contains:
- a CDS encoding lysophospholipid acyltransferase family protein; the encoded protein is MAKKNIFTDSFGTPYFLKRFIIFILGIVSYRRFNGFNKLKISGTEHLVDLPDSNVLFVSNHQTYFADVAAMYHAFCAVNNGYLNTIKNPIYLLNPRVDFYYVAAEETMNKGILPKIFKIAGAVTVKRTWRAEGKNVNRMVDLGEIDNIMKALDNGWVATFPQGTTAAFAQGRKGTAKLIKNQRPIVIPIKINGFRRAFDKKGLRVKVTGVKPTMEFKKPLDIDYDHENAQQILLKIMTAIEQTEDFNVLHTYDEEIKAKKSENHNL
- a CDS encoding NUDIX hydrolase, whose amino-acid sequence is MESFGKDLLKKLKNAQLDGANAHGIFSPPYRAVFSNDEILAKNPKFAAVNIVLYLRNNEWYFPLIQRTENERDRHSGQISLPGGKREEFDQDFAETAIRETSEEIGLEKPYVRIIREMSPIYIPPSNFYVYPYISYSKRNPEFILQESEAVEVIEFPITSFLNLPDSPEIMALPGAGGKEVPVINFNGYIIWGATAMILSEFSQLIKKM
- the csgH gene encoding curli-like amyloid fiber formation chaperone CsgH, which codes for MRNFVFYNVFFIFLSVCAYGQEDKKIVAKIDKEVIEKQLKIKALVNNNTSTYQELNYLLISIKKGAGGNLSNNKQSGKFSINPNESKSLSEMSVNLEKGDALKAFLYIRDEETQKLIAKDSLEINQDFFKQTTGVVEKEEAFELSGLTIDDTKSKIGKDFYDLFYIQYNQIPDKSNSAITITELPARGTSGQINIQIDDKVIYSFMTNPSEDYLKEQLDFTLRYIKDFNSRKNLIKNEFIY
- a CDS encoding curli production assembly/transport component CsgF, with the translated sequence MKTLLITAFFFLGFFQPKSQQLVYKPINPAFGGDTFNYQWLLSSASAQNQFDDKDGSNLTGNSGSLSNFTDSLNRQVLSELSRKLFQDQFGSGGVQAGNYMFGSLYLQITNTAQGMMISILDTNTGEQSEIVVPK
- a CDS encoding CsgG/HfaB family protein produces the protein MRFFTTIRIFFWILFACILQSCGTAMSFTSNKEVSTMGEITSYTTELRNLPLPKEKVVVGVYKFRDQTGQYKPSENGANWSTAVPQGTTTILIKALEDSRWFTPIERENIANLLNERQIIRSTRQEYLKDADKNSQALPPLLYAGMLLEGGVISYDSNVMTGGIGARYFGIGASSQYRQDRITIYLRAVSTLNGEILKTVYVSKTILSTSINGSFFKYIDTERLMEAEVGFTQNEPIQLAVTDAIEKAVKSLIVEGIKDKIWGKSLGDPADYQKLVDDYDFETKKNTDRQVGNIYPTAERSKLSMFGQVEANQVRNDYVNPVAQFGLKGGIKYFFDKNFNIELSAAAYRLENEKIIRRTFISPELNLEYFMLPKYKFSPLVYAGVGAMFSREPVRYKAQFGGGFEYLAFKKLGVRLSSQYDVGFSDDWDLLINGKRKDHALRFGLGLNLYLGNKK
- a CDS encoding carboxypeptidase-like regulatory domain-containing protein; this translates as MKAYINILIILISFFSFTSCSEELVDQAQTGILRGRVVKKGTNEPIANAKVFTTPSTQTTFSDKDGMFEIKDIPAGNYSVKAELSGYVSNFQAVNIQTENQVVTIVFEMDDDESLNSPPSAPTLLSPIDNAVNQPLSVQLSWNATDPDKTDSLTYKLTVKNNINTDVIQVNDLKVKSYILSNLLFGVSYFWQISVSDGIHPDVLSPVFKFTTSATPANRYHYVRKVNGNFVIMSSDVQSNSFQLTNASNSSWRPRKNNNAGLIAFLRNDAGGSHIFTANPDGSNVFKVTQIPVAGFNQNELDFSWNTTGSVFLYSNFDKLYKINKDGTGQQLVYTTTDGSLISEVDWSYDNTKIAIKTNNFSGYNTKIFIIDMLGNVLQNVFSAATGATGGLNFSVDGQKLLYTHDVSGYQDANYRQLDSHIFIYNLVNNTIIDASAESDKPIGTNDLDPRFSPNNSQIIMVNTSNDNVSQKNILTIDLNNTGVDFVRAILFSNGEMPDYE
- a CDS encoding response regulator transcription factor; protein product: MKPDLAILDEPLLYTESLSKLLIQEKIFNSVNVFNSCENLYSHLRENTPQFLMISSNILLLSDLYKCLETIISQDSTVRIIVIGNSYDVIVIRKLFNKGIKSYLDKNSNYDEFLKSVNALSMNEIYICEHAKKMMINFISSEQEKQSPNIKEPLTRREMEILKLICDGYSSKDIGEKLFISINTVETHRKRILMKLNVKNSVGVVKYAMENNIFS
- a CDS encoding ribonuclease E/G — translated: MKKELIVSHEDELTKIALLEDGRLCELHEEEDKNDFVVGDLFIGKVKKLAPNLNAAFVNIGYDKDAFLHYQDLGPQYLTYKKFLKDTVSKKQNASSLKNFEIQPEIDKNGTVDKIIAKDDVVLLQITKEPISTKGPRISTQISLTGRFLVLIPFDNKVSISKKIGSSEEKVRLRTLIDSIKPEGFGVIIRTVAEGKKVADLHNDMNQLIQKWENTFKNIQKNKVPSKVLSEDDKASSILRDNFNQDFVNVFCDDEQMVEEMKNYVEVIAPERKNIVQFYDSHIPLLEYYNVEKQLKQSFGKHVNIPSSKGAYLVIEHTEALHVIDVNSGNNITAGNSANKEHALHVNKMAATEIARQLRLRDMGGIIVVDFIDMTNPDHRRDLFEHLKTEMSRDKARHKILPPSKFGLIQITRQRNRPEKQIDTKEENPNKDGEIVAPIVIVEKMEDTIRTIMQKDKGKLYLHVHPFVEAFLTKGIKSIQMKWFLKYKKWVTIIPRDSFKYLEYKIYNSKKEELSGYSN